A stretch of the Actinomyces qiguomingii genome encodes the following:
- a CDS encoding Sec-independent protein translocase TatB: protein MFPGISGAEFFVLLLVLVVVVGPQRLPEYTRKLTQGVRRLRVFLDNAKTQIAEEVGPELSELDLSDLDPRNYDPRKIVRDALGEDLDAIRRDLTNPFQSVLDTAKEASDEAAAAVSGKTGNRSKPLSKMIEDKAEQTRAARAEREKDPQQAAQEAAAVTAELPQVDTVSSTEGQADAAQVDETTESVDATADAARMALESGEVVTAEIPEVSETAEVSETSEISEVSETIGEDAVAADVPSSLAAEQPQKEPTRARRPVSPRDIVRAANEAARTRAEAATAAVA, encoded by the coding sequence ATGTTTCCGGGCATCTCGGGTGCGGAGTTCTTCGTCCTCCTACTGGTTCTAGTGGTGGTGGTGGGTCCCCAACGCCTACCCGAATACACTCGCAAGCTGACCCAGGGCGTGCGCCGACTGCGTGTCTTCCTGGACAACGCCAAGACTCAGATCGCCGAGGAGGTCGGTCCCGAGCTCAGCGAGTTGGACCTGTCGGACCTGGATCCGCGCAACTACGACCCCCGCAAGATCGTGCGCGACGCACTGGGCGAGGACCTTGATGCGATCCGCCGGGACCTGACCAACCCCTTCCAATCGGTTCTGGATACCGCCAAGGAGGCCAGTGACGAGGCCGCCGCTGCCGTGAGCGGTAAGACCGGGAACAGATCTAAGCCTCTTTCGAAGATGATCGAGGACAAGGCCGAGCAGACCCGGGCCGCTCGGGCCGAGCGGGAGAAGGATCCACAGCAGGCGGCGCAGGAGGCCGCCGCCGTCACCGCCGAGTTGCCGCAGGTCGACACGGTCTCCTCCACCGAGGGGCAGGCCGATGCCGCACAGGTAGACGAGACCACGGAATCCGTCGACGCCACCGCCGACGCGGCCCGCATGGCGCTGGAATCGGGGGAGGTTGTTACTGCCGAGATCCCCGAGGTCTCCGAGACTGCCGAGGTCTCCGAGACTTCCGAGATTTCCGAGGTCTCCGAGACCATAGGTGAAGACGCTGTGGCGGCGGATGTCCCCTCCAGCCTTGCCGCCGAGCAACCCCAAAAGGAGCCGACTCGGGCGCGCCGCCCCGTGTCACCGCGAGACATTGTGCGCGCCGCCAATGAGGCCGCCCGCACCCGCGCCGAGGCGGCCACCGCCGCGGTCGCCTGA
- a CDS encoding O-methyltransferase, whose amino-acid sequence MAADKTLSWSYTEEFPVEAEPAAQARLRGIELGTDPVSPATGAVLRMLTAAGGAKSVAEIGTGTGVSGLWLLAGMGADGVLTTIDVEPEFQREARRAFDEAGYPGSRTRIIQGRASDVLPRMAAQSYDMVVLDVPPQEAAELVTQGIRMLRAGGVLVVTHALWKDHVADPARRDATTVATRELGKMLRDEDGLHASLLPVDDGLLVAVRQA is encoded by the coding sequence GTGGCTGCCGACAAGACACTGAGCTGGTCCTACACCGAGGAGTTCCCAGTCGAGGCAGAGCCCGCCGCGCAGGCGCGCCTGCGCGGCATCGAGTTGGGCACAGACCCGGTCTCTCCGGCCACGGGCGCCGTCCTGCGCATGCTGACCGCGGCCGGAGGAGCCAAATCCGTTGCCGAGATCGGCACCGGCACCGGCGTGTCGGGTCTGTGGCTCCTGGCGGGCATGGGCGCCGACGGCGTGCTGACCACCATCGACGTAGAACCGGAGTTTCAACGCGAGGCCCGTCGCGCCTTCGACGAGGCCGGCTACCCCGGCTCCCGCACCCGCATCATTCAGGGGCGGGCATCCGATGTTTTGCCGCGTATGGCCGCCCAGTCCTATGACATGGTAGTGCTGGATGTGCCCCCGCAGGAGGCGGCGGAACTGGTGACACAGGGGATCCGCATGCTGCGCGCGGGCGGTGTTCTGGTAGTCACGCACGCACTGTGGAAGGACCACGTCGCCGATCCGGCACGCCGCGACGCCACCACCGTGGCGACGCGCGAACTGGGCAAGATGCTGCGAGATGAGGATGGTCTGCACGCATCATTGCTGCCGGTCGACGACGGTCTGCTGGTTGCCGTCCGGCAGGCGTGA
- a CDS encoding DUF3117 domain-containing protein — translation MAAMKPRTGDGPLEVVKEGRSIIMRMPLEGGGRLVVEITPEEIKELQEALATVKY, via the coding sequence ATGGCTGCCATGAAACCCAGGACCGGCGATGGGCCGCTTGAGGTCGTCAAGGAGGGCCGCTCCATCATCATGCGAATGCCGCTCGAGGGCGGCGGGCGTCTGGTAGTCGAGATCACACCCGAGGAGATCAAGGAGCTGCAGGAGGCCCTGGCCACCGTCAAGTACTGA
- a CDS encoding TIGR00730 family Rossman fold protein, whose translation MTSGSATGGSAPAKNGSRETYRTGPVMLRGAQIPTRTTDARFLDRRDDADWLHTDPWRVLRIQSEFVEGFGALAEVGPAISVFGSARTRAGERAYVLAEQIGAGLVRSGYAVITGGGPGIMEAANKGAREAGGISVGLGIELPHEQGMNDYVDLGVNFRYFFARKTMFLKYSDGFVIMPGGMGTLDELFEAVTLVQTQKVPSFPIALVDSSFWGGLVDWLRETLVAAATIDAADVALLQVVDTAQEAVDFVVDAARTMRANGLTRTPDRSEWVAQ comes from the coding sequence ATGACGAGTGGATCGGCGACCGGCGGATCTGCACCCGCGAAGAACGGCTCGCGTGAGACTTACCGCACCGGGCCGGTGATGCTGCGCGGCGCTCAGATTCCAACTCGCACCACCGACGCCCGCTTCCTGGACCGCCGCGACGACGCCGACTGGCTGCACACCGATCCCTGGCGCGTGCTGCGCATCCAGTCGGAGTTCGTCGAGGGCTTCGGGGCACTGGCCGAGGTGGGACCGGCAATAAGCGTGTTCGGATCGGCTCGTACCCGGGCGGGCGAACGCGCCTACGTCCTGGCCGAGCAGATCGGGGCCGGACTGGTCCGGTCCGGATACGCCGTGATCACCGGGGGCGGCCCCGGCATTATGGAGGCGGCCAACAAGGGGGCGCGTGAAGCCGGTGGTATTTCCGTGGGGTTGGGCATTGAGCTGCCCCACGAGCAGGGCATGAATGATTATGTGGATCTGGGTGTCAACTTCCGGTACTTCTTTGCCCGTAAAACTATGTTCTTGAAGTACTCCGATGGATTCGTGATCATGCCCGGCGGCATGGGTACGCTCGACGAACTCTTCGAAGCCGTCACCCTGGTGCAGACCCAGAAGGTGCCGTCCTTCCCGATTGCCCTGGTCGACTCCTCCTTCTGGGGTGGCCTGGTGGACTGGCTGCGTGAAACCCTGGTGGCTGCGGCCACGATCGACGCGGCCGATGTGGCCTTGCTGCAAGTGGTTGATACCGCGCAGGAGGCGGTCGATTTCGTGGTGGATGCCGCCCGCACAATGCGCGCCAACGGGCTGACTCGCACTCCCGACCGTTCGGAATGGGTGGCTCAGTGA
- a CDS encoding phospho-sugar mutase, translated as MTYPPQRAATSDLDFAVSSWIAEDPDPDTRRELSDLLSAHRDGDAAATAALADAFSGSLQFGTAGLRGRLGGGSNRMNRVVVIRAAAGLSAYLHQMLGDGFRVVIGYDARHRSASFARDTAAVVTGAGGHAILFDSHCPTPVLAFALRRLGADAGVMVTASHNPPQDNGYKVYLGGRAETGSGQGAQIVPPHDAGIAAEIAAVGPLSSVPMPDSGWETIGAEMVEQYVQRAVKAARTRAVAPLKIVLTPMHGVGGQICQQVLTRVGFDDVVVVPEQFDPDPDFPTVTFPNPEEPGALDLALARAREVGADLVIANDPDADRCSAAVPDEHARGGWRQLTGDEVGSLLGEQAAELAAFNGTGVLANSIVSSRLLRKIAQAHGLGHRITLTGFKWISRVPNLVFGYEEALGYCADPSAVRDKDGISASARLAVLASTLKQQGRTLDDLLDRLAREHGLYATSPLSVRVEDLSFITEAMERLRAGGAPATLAGSPVVDVFDLMDGAADGNGQRLPATNGLIFKTAADDRVVVRPSGTEPKLKCYCEVVMPVAVDEPVEVARRAAAKRLENIKADLRGVLGI; from the coding sequence ATGACATATCCGCCCCAGCGTGCGGCCACCAGTGATCTTGACTTCGCCGTCTCCTCCTGGATCGCCGAGGATCCGGACCCCGATACCCGCCGGGAGTTGAGCGACCTGCTCTCCGCCCACCGTGATGGCGACGCCGCGGCAACGGCCGCCCTGGCAGACGCCTTCTCAGGCAGCCTACAGTTCGGCACCGCCGGGCTGCGCGGGCGACTGGGTGGCGGCTCCAATCGCATGAATCGCGTCGTCGTCATCCGTGCTGCTGCCGGACTATCGGCCTACCTGCACCAGATGCTGGGGGACGGGTTCCGCGTCGTCATCGGCTACGACGCGCGCCACCGCTCGGCCAGCTTCGCCCGTGACACCGCCGCCGTCGTAACCGGCGCGGGCGGGCATGCCATCTTGTTCGACTCCCACTGCCCCACGCCCGTGCTCGCCTTCGCCCTGCGTCGCCTGGGTGCCGACGCCGGTGTCATGGTGACGGCCTCACACAATCCTCCGCAGGACAACGGCTACAAGGTCTATTTGGGGGGTCGTGCGGAGACCGGCTCCGGACAGGGCGCACAGATCGTCCCGCCCCACGACGCGGGCATTGCCGCCGAAATCGCCGCCGTCGGACCGCTGTCCTCGGTGCCCATGCCCGATTCCGGCTGGGAGACGATCGGTGCCGAGATGGTTGAGCAGTACGTGCAGCGGGCGGTCAAGGCCGCCCGCACCAGGGCGGTTGCCCCCCTCAAAATCGTGCTGACGCCAATGCACGGCGTGGGCGGACAGATATGCCAGCAGGTGCTGACACGGGTGGGCTTCGACGACGTCGTCGTGGTGCCCGAGCAGTTCGATCCGGACCCGGACTTCCCCACCGTCACCTTTCCCAACCCGGAGGAGCCCGGCGCCCTGGATCTGGCCCTCGCGCGAGCACGGGAAGTGGGAGCCGATCTGGTCATCGCCAATGACCCGGATGCCGATCGCTGCTCCGCCGCCGTGCCGGATGAGCACGCCCGCGGCGGCTGGCGACAACTGACCGGAGATGAGGTCGGCTCGCTTCTAGGAGAGCAGGCCGCCGAGCTGGCAGCCTTCAATGGCACCGGCGTGCTGGCCAACTCGATCGTCTCCTCCCGGCTGCTGCGCAAGATCGCACAGGCGCACGGACTCGGTCACCGCATCACGCTGACCGGCTTCAAGTGGATCAGTCGCGTGCCGAATCTGGTATTCGGCTATGAGGAGGCGCTCGGATACTGCGCCGATCCGTCCGCAGTGCGGGACAAGGACGGCATTTCCGCCTCTGCGCGCCTAGCGGTGCTGGCCTCCACGCTTAAACAGCAGGGGCGTACGCTGGATGATCTGTTGGACCGGCTGGCGCGCGAGCACGGCCTGTATGCCACCAGCCCGCTGAGCGTGCGCGTGGAGGACCTCAGTTTCATCACCGAAGCCATGGAGCGTCTGCGTGCCGGCGGAGCGCCCGCCACCTTGGCAGGCTCCCCGGTGGTAGACGTCTTCGACCTGATGGACGGCGCCGCCGACGGCAACGGGCAGCGCCTGCCCGCCACCAACGGCCTCATCTTCAAAACCGCCGCCGACGACCGGGTAGTGGTGCGTCCCTCCGGCACCGAGCCGAAGCTCAAGTGCTACTGCGAGGTGGTCATGCCGGTGGCCGTCGACGAACCGGTGGAGGTGGCCCGCCGCGCCGCCGCCAAGCGCCTGGAGAACATCAAGGCCGACCTGCGTGGCGTGCTGGGGATATGA
- a CDS encoding metal ABC transporter permease, with translation MELLALPLVEVVLMGALSGLVGALALMSRRIFFAESVTHATFPGAVAGVVAVTAAGTALTGARVGYEALSLAVVLGAVLACAPMIWLMRRLSEFPGVSSQAAAGIVLAVGFASGHLLSTWFAPLPLKVDGFLTGSVLNVNRADAASTAVVLAVTTIVVAATAHHLELYCFDALAYRAAGLDPRLPEWTILFLICLNIGVLIPAVGTILPIALMAAPPAAVRPWARSTPGLLVGSAALGAACCLAGLCSAILLQWSVGGTIAVTCGLAYVLSRLCPHVISPARHAGRP, from the coding sequence ATGGAACTGTTGGCCCTGCCCCTGGTTGAAGTCGTGCTGATGGGGGCGTTGTCCGGTTTGGTGGGTGCCTTGGCGCTGATGAGCCGGCGCATTTTCTTCGCCGAGTCAGTCACCCACGCCACCTTCCCCGGCGCGGTCGCCGGAGTCGTAGCGGTGACGGCGGCTGGAACCGCACTGACTGGTGCCCGAGTCGGGTACGAGGCTCTCTCGCTCGCGGTAGTTCTCGGAGCGGTGCTGGCGTGCGCGCCGATGATCTGGTTGATGCGCCGTCTCAGTGAGTTTCCCGGCGTCTCCTCACAGGCTGCCGCCGGCATAGTGCTGGCCGTGGGCTTCGCCTCGGGGCATCTGCTGAGCACCTGGTTCGCGCCGTTGCCGCTGAAGGTAGACGGGTTTCTGACAGGCTCGGTGCTGAACGTCAACCGCGCCGATGCTGCTTCGACGGCGGTGGTGCTGGCCGTGACCACGATCGTAGTGGCCGCGACCGCGCACCACTTAGAGCTGTACTGCTTCGACGCCCTCGCCTACCGGGCGGCGGGGCTGGATCCGCGGCTTCCGGAGTGGACGATACTGTTCCTCATCTGCCTCAACATCGGCGTACTCATACCGGCTGTGGGCACGATCCTCCCGATCGCATTGATGGCCGCACCGCCGGCCGCGGTCCGCCCCTGGGCGCGATCGACGCCGGGCCTGCTGGTCGGCTCGGCGGCGTTGGGCGCTGCCTGCTGCCTGGCGGGGCTGTGCTCGGCAATACTCCTGCAATGGTCTGTCGGGGGGACAATCGCCGTGACCTGCGGTCTGGCATACGTGCTATCGAGACTATGCCCACACGTCATATCCCCAGCACGCCACGCAGGTCGGCCTTGA
- a CDS encoding metal ABC transporter permease translates to MNEFSQCLEWLRLQLVDVPGLQPLAGAPYLFRPLVMLVVLAIVAAPVGVLVNLRSAEFQAEALVHAVFPGIVIGAICGGIDTVVPAAGVAGAVAAGVLTLISHRARTEASEAGTAVVLTGFFSVGVILLLRAGDRSGQLEALTFGRLLEVTDPRLAQALVACALALLLVTATWKEQIARAFDPVGARTGGLRVALLDLVLNMAIAAVVVSAATAVGTLLVIGFLTIPGTTARLLAKDVSGMLGVALGTGLGGGYAGMLLATMPLPRPVSAQASVVMMMAAVLVVAALVLVRRRRRG, encoded by the coding sequence ATGAACGAGTTCTCGCAGTGCTTGGAATGGTTGCGCCTGCAACTGGTCGACGTTCCTGGGCTGCAGCCGCTGGCAGGAGCCCCTTACCTGTTCAGGCCGCTGGTGATGCTGGTGGTCCTTGCGATTGTGGCTGCACCCGTGGGAGTACTGGTCAATCTGCGCTCAGCGGAGTTCCAAGCCGAGGCGCTCGTTCACGCGGTGTTCCCCGGGATCGTCATCGGGGCGATCTGCGGGGGAATCGATACGGTCGTACCGGCAGCGGGCGTAGCCGGGGCCGTAGCGGCAGGAGTGTTGACCCTGATCAGTCACCGTGCCAGGACTGAGGCGTCGGAGGCGGGCACCGCTGTAGTGCTCACCGGCTTCTTCTCGGTAGGCGTGATACTGCTGTTGCGCGCCGGAGACCGGTCCGGCCAACTCGAGGCCCTTACCTTCGGCAGGCTCCTGGAGGTCACAGACCCACGGCTGGCACAGGCCCTGGTGGCATGCGCACTCGCCCTATTGCTGGTCACTGCGACATGGAAGGAGCAGATAGCCAGGGCCTTCGACCCCGTGGGCGCTCGCACCGGTGGGCTACGCGTCGCCCTGCTCGACCTGGTGCTGAACATGGCTATTGCCGCGGTCGTCGTGTCAGCCGCTACGGCCGTTGGCACGCTGCTGGTGATCGGCTTTCTCACGATTCCCGGAACCACCGCCAGATTACTGGCTAAGGACGTGTCCGGAATGCTCGGTGTGGCCCTGGGCACCGGTCTGGGCGGCGGTTATGCGGGAATGCTGCTGGCCACCATGCCACTTCCGCGCCCGGTGTCTGCGCAGGCATCTGTGGTGATGATGATGGCGGCCGTACTTGTGGTGGCGGCGCTGGTCCTCGTGCGGCGGAGGCGGCGGGGATGA
- a CDS encoding metal ABC transporter ATP-binding protein, translating into MSSGARPLRQSAAEVVIEFVEAAFAYGGVPVVTGVTGSVECGGGLALVGPNGSGKTTLLRSVIGMVDIVSGSVRVLGAAPGRTRPGAIAYVPQSSDLDPTFPVTALSVVLMGTYPELGILRRPGREQRLRCREALKAVGLAQAADRRFGTLSGGQQQRVLLARAIASRPQIVLLDEPFNGLDQPNRDALLRIVSDLKEAGVTVVVSTHDLVLARAVCEQVVLLAGRQIAFGPRQTVLVPRYIDEAFGKAAAKTLLPSGAAAVDRGPGTAPAQRVGPGAQP; encoded by the coding sequence ATGAGCAGTGGCGCTCGGCCCCTCAGGCAATCAGCGGCGGAGGTGGTGATCGAGTTCGTGGAGGCGGCTTTCGCATACGGGGGAGTTCCCGTTGTCACCGGGGTGACCGGATCGGTTGAATGCGGTGGGGGACTAGCCTTGGTGGGCCCGAATGGTTCAGGCAAGACGACGCTGCTGAGATCCGTAATCGGCATGGTAGACATCGTCTCCGGCTCCGTGCGGGTATTGGGTGCCGCACCCGGACGTACACGACCCGGCGCTATCGCCTACGTTCCGCAGAGCAGCGACCTGGATCCGACGTTTCCGGTAACCGCGCTTTCAGTGGTGCTCATGGGAACCTACCCCGAGCTGGGGATACTGCGCCGCCCGGGACGGGAACAGCGCTTGCGCTGCCGGGAGGCCCTCAAGGCCGTCGGCTTGGCGCAAGCAGCCGACCGACGCTTCGGCACTCTGTCAGGAGGTCAACAGCAGCGGGTGCTGCTGGCTCGCGCCATCGCCTCGCGCCCGCAGATCGTGCTGCTTGACGAGCCCTTCAACGGTCTGGACCAGCCCAACCGAGATGCATTGCTGCGGATTGTGTCCGATCTGAAGGAGGCTGGCGTCACCGTCGTCGTGTCCACCCATGACCTGGTGCTTGCGCGCGCGGTCTGCGAACAGGTGGTGCTGCTGGCCGGCCGCCAGATTGCTTTCGGTCCTCGCCAGACGGTGCTGGTTCCAAGGTACATAGACGAGGCCTTCGGGAAGGCGGCCGCAAAAACGCTGCTGCCGTCCGGAGCGGCCGCGGTCGACCGCGGGCCCGGCACTGCCCCAGCGCAGCGGGTCGGGCCCGGAGCGCAACCATGA
- a CDS encoding metal ABC transporter substrate-binding protein translates to MRIVFSLRRPAGLAALVALFAAPIAACSVDNPTGATANVLKVVASTTQICDYVTQLASGGQDLAFTRTGADGVTAELGAAPDNAKAHLALTCLLAPNASAHDHEMTANQSRALSEADLFLVNGVDLEHFLDDAVTASGFKGTMVVTSGVLTAQEVDGDADAAAARQAQEDELPYTIDRGVQAVNVLPWPFAPQEGEEAEFRYDPHVWTAPANAVVQVNNIGNALIAADPDSAQTLRAHVEAYTDRLRELDDWAANSLESVPADKRVLFTSHDAFGYLSNAYSIRFEGAALSDFNAQQDATAQKIQETADAVKSSGAVAIFAENSNNPRSVEKVAELAAVTAVIGDEALYGDSLGEPGSDGETYIGSLLHNVTNLTSVWGGEVAPLPEQLSPWTPTQTVQP, encoded by the coding sequence AACCGCCAACGTCCTGAAGGTGGTAGCCTCCACCACTCAGATCTGCGACTACGTCACCCAATTGGCCTCGGGCGGTCAAGACCTGGCATTCACGCGTACGGGCGCCGACGGTGTCACCGCCGAACTCGGCGCAGCTCCTGACAATGCCAAGGCGCACCTGGCTCTTACCTGCCTGCTGGCGCCGAACGCTTCCGCACACGACCACGAGATGACCGCGAACCAGTCCCGCGCCCTGAGTGAGGCGGACCTGTTCCTGGTCAACGGAGTTGACCTGGAACATTTCCTGGATGATGCGGTGACCGCCTCCGGATTCAAAGGCACCATGGTGGTCACCTCCGGCGTGCTGACCGCGCAAGAGGTAGACGGCGATGCGGATGCGGCCGCTGCCAGGCAGGCGCAGGAGGACGAACTCCCCTACACAATTGATCGGGGCGTCCAAGCAGTCAATGTTCTTCCCTGGCCCTTTGCCCCCCAAGAGGGGGAGGAGGCCGAGTTCCGTTACGACCCGCACGTGTGGACCGCGCCCGCCAACGCAGTCGTGCAGGTGAACAACATCGGCAACGCTTTGATTGCCGCGGATCCGGACTCGGCGCAGACCTTGCGTGCACACGTTGAGGCCTACACCGACCGCCTGCGCGAACTAGATGACTGGGCGGCGAACTCGCTGGAGTCGGTGCCCGCAGACAAGCGGGTGTTGTTCACCAGTCACGACGCCTTCGGATACCTCTCCAATGCCTACAGCATCCGTTTTGAGGGGGCTGCGCTCAGCGATTTCAACGCCCAACAGGACGCCACCGCCCAGAAGATCCAGGAGACTGCCGATGCCGTGAAGAGTTCCGGAGCCGTCGCGATCTTCGCCGAGAACTCCAACAATCCGCGGTCCGTGGAGAAAGTCGCTGAGTTGGCCGCAGTCACCGCAGTGATCGGCGATGAGGCGCTTTACGGCGACTCGCTGGGCGAGCCCGGCTCGGACGGAGAGACCTATATCGGTTCGTTGCTGCACAACGTCACCAACCTGACCAGCGTGTGGGGAGGCGAGGTAGCTCCGCTCCCCGAGCAACTCAGCCCATGGACTCCCACCCAGACGGTGCAGCCATGA